The stretch of DNA agcagagaaaatatataagaaaaggaCATCAAATATGACTTcaaaaataacacttttataCATATTCTATTGAATCCTCACCACCGCACAGTGAAGAAGAAGGTGTTGTTATTGCCATATAATCACagacaaattatttttatccacGATTATACAGATGTTAAAGATTAAACTACATAtgaatttcttaatttctcaaacttttcctctttcacttaCAGCTAACTTCTTACAGAAAAGTCAATGTTAAGCTTCATTGTGTAATGGTTAGCACTCTGGACTCTGAAAAGACAAAGTTACCTAACACATtgataaattcaaattttagatAAGTACAACAAATACAAGTCTAAATTTACTTTATACAATTGTGGTTGACCTACAGCAAAAATGAAGCTGTAGGTCAATCCAAttgtacaaaataaatttatacttCCATTTTTATATTCCACACTTCAGTTGTTTGTCTCTTTTCCTGTATaccaagagaaacaaaacataaatgtgAGTTCCATCCTCAGAAAGACCAggaaatataccacatttttggacttaagacacacctaggttttgatgaggaaaataggaagagaaattttgaagccaaaaatgtggcaaaatatttaatagcataaataacatagtatttcaccaatgtaaatgtaaacagaacacaacagcagcattaacatcCATCATTCTCCCAaaattgggggcggggggtgcatcttatagtctgaaaaatacggtatctATAATTCCAAACTACAACATGTGAAGAAAAATGTATgtgtaacaaaaatgaaaacaggtcAAGAGCAAACACTGAAGTAAAATACAAGCCACTAAAGATCTTAGGGTAGTCAGGAAACTCCAGCAGTCTCAAAAAGAGGTGGGTACCAGAATCAAAGCTAGTGAACTTGACTAGGAACAGAAGAATTGAAGAGTTGTGAGGAAAAGGATCTGAAAGAGAAGATGCAGATAAACCACCTTTGGAATAATTAGGCTATGTTTGTGGTGTAATGGAAGAAAACTCAAGACAAGAGAAAGAGGCAAGCAGCCAGTGAGCACACAATTCCCTTAAGATAGTgagaaaaaagtataaatcaTAGGAAATATGACAAAACTTAGCAAATATAACTCTGTTCTGAGTGAGAAGTAAATACAGCGTCTCTGGGGGAAAACCATACCAACAGTTTCTTTTGAAGACTACATTCTAAAATTCAACTTCTCGCTCCACTATTATCCCTAGTTCATTCTCCACAATGTCCTTTCAAATATGTGGTATATTCAAAGATTaatattattactactattatgttataatatttttattaggaaaTAAAGCAGACCGCCTATATGAACATacctcaagaagaaagaaaacagaaaaatgacataaTGTACACAGCACACACCTAATAGAAAGTTATGCCCTGAAGTAAAAGTTATGAGCCaattttctatgaatttttaaCAATATGTCTTCTTTCTTAAATAACTTGTAGAAGATAtgagtgaaaagaaataaatgatacttcttcagagaggacatgcagatggacaacagacataggaaaagatacctaacatcactaatcatcagagaatgccaattaaaaccacaatgacatattacctcacacttgtcagaatggctattaccaataaatcaacaaaaaacaaatgttggtgaggatgtggagaaaagagaatccttgtgcactgttgggaTTGCACATTggcacagtcactgtggaaaacaatattcagtttcctcaaaaatttaaaaatggaactgccttatgacccagggctcccacttctgagtatatagtcaaagaaacccaaaatgtgaatttgaaaaatactggTATATGCTCCTCTAtctccattgcagcattatttacaatagccaggctACAGAAGCAACCCAAGGGCCCACGAATACGTAAGTAAATACAGcagtcagtgtggctcagtttgttggagtgttgtACCATAAACctaaaggctgtgggtttgattcccagtcaaggcacacacctgggttaaGGATATGAACCCTGATCAGGTacctacgggaggcaaccaatcaatgtttctttctcatatagacattcctctctctctctctctctctctctctctctctctctgtctctctctcgctctgcaatgaaaaaatgtctttgggtaaggattaagataaaaataattttaaaattatacacgtgtatttaaaaaagcagtggtacaaaaatacaatagaagattacccagccataaaaaataatgaaatcttactatttgcaacagcatggatgaacccagAAGGTATTATGCTCAATGAAATGGGCCAGTCAAagaaacaaataccacatgacttTACTCAtatgaaaaatctaaaaaacatatatgagcaaaaacatggaaatagactcacagaaacagaggacAGATTGacggttgccagaggagaggagtGTGAGAGCACTGGGTAAAAAGGTGACAGGATAGCAAAGTACACATGGGTAATTGTTGGAATGACCTTGCCTACTTTCAGAAGATATAACCCCCCATGGGTAAGGCTGAGTAAAACGACCTTGAGATCATAAGTCACTGAAAagacaaagtttatcttcctggcagagCTGCTGCCACTGCCGCCTTTACTTctccctgcttggccccgggtgGATGACTCGTTACCCATTGATGGGTAAGATACCTCAAGAGAGGGATGACTGAATACAGGGATGGTAGCAATGGGGCTATCAGAGAATGACTTGGGGAACTATAGAAAAAGGGTGTGATAGACCCTCCCCGATTGGCTTccacatagcctgagtcctcattctgtctgtaaaaagtctcctaatctcttggctggcCACATCTCCCACCTTTCTTAAGCCTGAAATGATGCCAGAGGCTGGCGAAGTCTTGTGCTGAAAAGGGTAGGCttctggggcaatcaggcctaagaaaagaatgcataaaatcctgtgaaacctgctttgctaagaatgccctcaatttaaatgataagtgcccaagcataaaatgagtttgttccccaaagttttatgactctttggctatctgaccctgactcagaataagcccttatacttctttgaatgttatctattgtttcatCATTACTGCATGACAATGATTCATGAgctatatgccctgtattcctaggCAAATTAAACCCAATGAAAGCCCACTGTGGAACAAGCTCAAGGCCCTTCCcatttgagagactggccacctttcttccccaagcagatcatgtcttcatggacttattctcatccatggcagacaAGGGTGCTCTGCAAGTGGAGAACCCCcaaggtagttacaaaataggcatGAGGATGCCTATGTATGTATGAGGATGCATACTCTATGTTAAAGTAtgacatagaaaatatagtcaataatactgcaataactatatatggtgccagttgggtgcTAGAAATATCAGAGGAACACTTTATAAAGCATGAACATGTATATGGTTGTCTGATGACTATGCTGAAccctgaaatgaataaaaataatattgattgaaaaataagattttcagCTTATGGATTGTTTCTTCAAGTTTTAATTCCCTTGTACAATATACCAATGTTTTTGTTAGCTCTACTTTTCTTGACTTTGGTAGTTTTTACTAATACAtgttttttcaagattgtttagATGTAGTTAAAGGGGACAATAGGCTATATTGGGCTTATGCCATTTGGTCAGCACTGGAAATCCCACACTTGCTTTTTCACAAGGCACTACAAAAGCATCTGTAAATATGTACTGCAAATATTTGATTCATATCTCTCTCCAACTATAATTATTCCAGCCACACATTTTGGGATGCTTCCACATAGGCCTAAAAACAATTTCAGATATACAGGAGGCACAACTTAACATACAGAGAAGAGAAGAATAATAATTTGGGGGACAgaggaatgaaagaatgaaacacTAGATGCTGAATATGCACATGTATGTAAAGGAAACCAGTGGGTGTCATTAGTTTTGGCTTTTCAAAGTTATTCCCAGAAAAGGTTACATCACACATAGATAAAAATATCGAGTGATCATGGTCACTTATATAAGACAGTGAACAGCAAGAAAGGGAGCAGAAaggcagaacagaatgaaacaaGAGATTACTACTCCTCTAGTCTAATATCAGGTTGTTTATAACTATTGGAAGGATCTCAAAAGAAAATCCTTCTGCTGAATAAAGTAACTATGTATTCTAAACCATAAACAGAAAGTTGATAATTATAATGGGCTTGAATACCTCAAATGAGATATGAATGGTCTTGAACTCACCAAAAGAGTGAAAACAGAGTCATTATTGTTCAAAAGTGGAGATTATCAGTTGCAAGTGAATAATTAGCATCTTGGTTTCCTCAACAGACagattatgagaaaatatattggtAAATTGAAAGACAATAATAACCCAAAAATCTtcacaaaaaggaaaagcaaagaaatcaaCTAGGAAGAAATTACTGTAATTAGTACATCTATGTGCAACCCCACATGAATCAACAGAAGTTTAGAATTGCAGtcttatttctctaaatattCATTATTCTTAGGGAATGAGAGCATTCATAACGAGTGTGGTGATGCAAATCAATTACTGACACATGACAAAAACAACTCTAAAATCCCAGATGCTGGTTACATGATGATAATGACCTTATAacattatttatgaaatttttctAACAATAACTAATTGTCTGAAAGATCTCTTTATTGCTGCCTTCATCTCCTTATTCCTAAATGTGTAGATAACTGGATTTAAAAAAGGAGTGAGCACAGCATCAGAAAGTGCAAGAAACTTGTCCATCTGTGAATTGAGGTGTGGCCAAGTATAGACAAACATGATTGGGCCAAAGAACAAAAGGACCACAGTGATGTGAGCTGACAGAGTGGACAGAGCCTTGGATGAACCACCTGAGGAGTTTTTCCAAACAGTAAACAGGATGAAAACGTAGCCAATGACGAGTGCAAAGAAAGAGACAATACTAATTAACCCATTGTTGGCAATGACTGTGAACTGCAATCTGTAGGTATCTGTACAGGCCAGTCTGAGGAGTCGAGGAAGGTCACAGTAAAAGCTGTCCAGTATATTAGGACCACAGAAGGGCAAGTTAACAATAAGTGCTAGTTGGAACAATGAATGACTGATGCCAAATGCCCAGGCAGCAGCCATAAACAAAATGCACATCCGTGGGCTCATAATGGTCAGATAGTGGAGAGGCTTGCAAATGGCCACATATCTGTCAAAAGCCATGGCGATGAGCAACATCATCTCTGTAACACCAAGGAAGTGGATGAAGAAGATCTGAGCAATACATCCTCTAAAAGAGATGACTTTACGCTTTCTGAAGAGGTCATAAATCATCTTTGGGCCAGCAGTGGAGCAGACTCCCAAGTCAATGAAGGAGAGGCTGGCCAGTAgaaagtacatgggggtgtgtaAATGAGCATCAGTGGTCACAGAAAACATAATGAGGATGTTCCCAGTCATGCTTGCCACATAGAGCACAGAGGAAAACACCAGGAGGACAAGCTGGATCTCCCATGAACAGGTGAGTCCCAGAAACACAAACTCAGACACAACTGAGTGATTTCCCCCTTCCATTTATCCACCCACTGGGCTGTGGCTGAAATTATGGGCACtaagaaagtaagaaagaaatgaTGATTATTCTGGATGATAGTGGTATTAATTATTTGTGTTGCCCTATTCACCCTAACAATAAAAACTATCTGGTTATCCAATTCTTCACACTTGCAAGATAATGATGGTGAttatggtgatggtggtgatatAAACATAAGTGAAAAGATCATATCATGATAGTAACTAGCAGCATAATCTCTTATAGACTAAAATTATATGGGAATTAGACAAGTACCTGCAGCAAGAAACAGAACATACAAGCAAGAAAGTATACTTACttgcaaagggaaggagacagttaGTGGAAATCAATTCATTTCATTACCTCCAAAAGGAAATTAGattgttataaatattatatctTACCCTGCTTTCTGACATAAAAAATTTTCATCTCCCTTCCAtggccattttttaatattcttctcTCCATACAATTTACACTTCTAGCACAGGGTTGTGGGAAATCTGTTGTTATTCAGTGGATCATTGTCTAGGAATAAGAGTTTCTCAACATGAGATGGGACTGaattaagaaacaaacaataGGATAGAATGCAGGCTGAGATTGAGATCAATGAAACTAGGCAATATTCACATCAGAACTAGGCAGGTGTAATCAAAGAGGGAGTATATAGGCCTTATCAAAGatagaatttcattctttttcaagtcAGA from Phyllostomus discolor isolate MPI-MPIP mPhyDis1 chromosome 1, mPhyDis1.pri.v3, whole genome shotgun sequence encodes:
- the LOC114490331 gene encoding olfactory receptor 4F3/4F16/4F29-like — protein: MEGGNHSVVSEFVFLGLTCSWEIQLVLLVFSSVLYVASMTGNILIMFSVTTDAHLHTPMYFLLASLSFIDLGVCSTAGPKMIYDLFRKRKVISFRGCIAQIFFIHFLGVTEMMLLIAMAFDRYVAICKPLHYLTIMSPRMCILFMAAAWAFGISHSLFQLALIVNLPFCGPNILDSFYCDLPRLLRLACTDTYRLQFTVIANNGLISIVSFFALVIGYVFILFTVWKNSSGGSSKALSTLSAHITVVLLFFGPIMFVYTWPHLNSQMDKFLALSDAVLTPFLNPVIYTFRNKEMKAAIKRSFRQLVIVRKIS